CCGATGCGCTCGGTGGTGCTCGAGCCAATGGCTACTGCGGGGTTGACATCGGGGTAAATCGAAGCGAATGCCCGGCCGACGGCGCGGTCGGTTTCAATAGCCTGGTCTGCCTCTCCGCTGCGTGCAATCTCTCCATCGTGGAAAGCCCCCCGAACTTGCTTCCGTCGCACCTTGTGACATGCCTCTCCTTGCTGCTTTCTAGGCTGTATAAAGTTAGCCTTACCTCGTTAAGATAGCCTAACCAGATGCCCCTAGTAGAACAAGCTATCAAGCAGATCCCTAATTGTTTACTCATAATCGAAAGAACCACAAATGTCGATAAAGCCCCTCGTAGTTCGTAGGATATCCGCAACCCTAGCGGCAGCAGCTATTGCAGGAGGCACGTTGTTTGCACCTGCATCAATCTCTGTTCTTCCACAGGCACGAGCACAGACTTGTGATGAAACCCACCGCGCAGTTTCAGATGGTTCCTTCACATGGGGTGTCAAGGAATCCTTCCGCAATTATGTGGAGGGAAACATCGCCCGCGGTGCAATCACTGTGAAGGACGGCGCTTCGCGATCTGGGGGTAGCGTTGTCTACCCCGCTTCTGCATCTTCCATCACTGGTGACAGCAAGGGGGTTGTTCGATTCGGCGGCACTGTGAACTTCACTGGACACAACGGGGTCTTGGATCTGCCCCTGTCCGATATCGCAATGCATATTGATGGTTCCAAGGCAGGGCTCACAGCGGACTACTCTTCCCGCAAGTTTGAGGGTATGAACTCACATGAGCCAGGCCCAATCGAAACCGGCAACGATGTTGTCTTCGCCAGCGTCAACCTCAACTCCGCAGCAAACTTCAAGTCAAACTCCGTGAACCTCGCGGGCACCACGTCTCTGACTTCCACTGGCGTTAACGTGTTCGGTGGTTTCTATGAGGCTGGTATTCAGCTGGACAACACCGTGGGTACCTTGTCCCTAAAGGATGAATGTGGTCCGGCTCCTGAGGACACCGGCGGCGGATCTGGTGGTGGCGGCGGAAGTGACACCAACTTTACCGGCGCAACTGACTCCGGCGCAACCGAAGGTATCGCTGGTTTAGTGGGCACTTTGAACGACACCCTGGTCGAGGTAAACGGCCTGATCGTTAACTCCGGCAACATCATGGACAACTCCGGTCGCCTCTACGACCGCGTCATGGGCGGTTCCGGTACTTCCGGCGCTGGCACCTCCGGTACTGCCAACACCAACTCCGGTACCACCGGTTCCAATACCACTGGCTCAAACACCACTGGCAATACCGACTCGAACACCAACAACACCACTGGCGGCGGCACCAACAGTACCGGTGGAACCACCTCTGGTGGCAACTCCACTGTCGGCAACACCACCGGGAGCGATACCACCGGCGAATCTGGCGGCGGCAACACTGCCGCGGCTGGCATCTACCGCCGGTGCTTCGGGCGCTCAATCCGCAGGCGCATCTGACTCCAGCGTCTGCCAAGCAGGTGACTCTGTAGGTATTACCAGCGCACAGGCACAGTGGGGGTGCGTACTTCCTTCCGTAACTACATTGCCGGCTCCATCGCTAACGGTGGCTTCATCCCAGGCTTCGACATCAACCAGAACCTGAAGCAGTTCGGTCTGTAATAGCCTGTTCCGCCCTTCACTTAGAACGGTAAAAGCACCAGTCTACCAGGCACCTTTTGTGGGTGCGGGTAGGCCGGTGCTTTGTTGTGCCGCCTTAGAAGACGTCATATTTTAGCCCCCAGGCACTTCCCCGCATCCTGCGGAAGTTGTGCTTGGGGGCTTATGAGCTAGGGGCTCGTGAGCCTAAAGCTTGAGGGATTAGTTGAGGAAGAACTCAGCAACGTAGATGTGCTTGCCGTCGGTTGCGGTAGCAACGCCGAAGCCGGTTGGGTCATTGTGCGGGTTGCCCTCACGATCCAGCCAGTTGATGCGGTCCTTGGCTTCCTTCTCAGTCAACTTCAGGATGGAGCCGGTGCCCTTGTCTGCATCAGCGGCGCCGTGGCCAACACCGTCGTCGAAGGAGACCTTGCCAGCAGCGGCCTCATTAGCCCACTTCTGCGCGGTTGACTGCGCAGAGTTGCGCTTGGTGTGGCCGGCTTCTTCCAGGTGGCTCACGGTGCCGTAACGCAGGGTTTCAGCGGTGCCAGCAAGCGTTGGCAGCTCAATACCGAGGTCGTGTGCGGCGTCCTTAACTTCCTGCGGCAGGCTGGAAATGAACTGCTGTGCGGCAGAATCAATCTGGCTCTGTGCCTGTGAAGAAAGGTTCGCAACTGGGTTTTCCTGTGCGTTGGCTACGGTGGTTCCACCGAAGGTCAGTGCGCCCGCGAGCGCGACTGCAGAAAGACGACGAGAAATGCTCATGCCCACCACCTTGCCATATCATCCCCAGCCCATGCACGCGCGGGTGAGGATAATACCGGCAACTTTATTGGTTTGTAATCAAGTTGCCAGCATAATTTAAGGCTAGTGTTTCACTGTTTGAGAAGCACTCCACAACTGCGCCGAACACCTCTAGGACTCGAGCGCTTCGCCGAGTTCCATCCACTCAATCTCCAGCTGTTCGCGCTCGGCCTCGATGGTCTTTAGCTCGCCATCCAGTCGGGTAAGCGCTTCGGTGTCTACGATTTCAGCAGCCCGCGCCATGTCCGCGTTGATCTTCGCAATCTGCGGGTCTAGCTTGGTCATCTTGCGTTCCAGCGCGTTCATCTTCTTAGTAATCTCACGCTGTTCTTGATTGCTCAGGTTCGATTGCTGTGCCTGCACAGCAGATGCCGATGGTGCCGCAGCGGAAGTACTAGGAGCAGAGTTAGCGCCGCTAGTCGCTGCTGACTCATTGGAGACCTCACCAAGATTGAGTGCACCGGTCGGGTTCGCGGCTTCCTCCGCAGCGCGGCGCGAAAGGTACTCTTCGATGCCGCCAGGAAGGTTGGTTAGTTTGCCGTCCCCGAAGAGCGCATAGGTGTCATCGGCGATGCGCTCCACCAGATAGCGGTCGTGGGAAATGACCACCAGGGTGCCCGGCCAGGAATCCAGCAGGGACTCGAGTTCCTGCAGGGTGTCAATGTCCAAGTCGTTGGTCGGCTCATCGAGCAGCAGGACGTTTGGTTCAGCCATGAGCACACGCGTGAGCTGCAGTCGGCGGCGCTCACCACCGGAGAGGTCCCCAATCGGGGTGCGCTGACGCTTCGGGCTAAAGCCCAGACGTTCAGCAAGCTGGGATGCGGACATTTCTTTCTTGCCCATGTGCACATACGTGGCAACATCTTCAATCGCGTCCAGCAAACGGCGGTTGGGGTCTAAGTCATCGAGTTCCTGGCGCAGCCAGCCCAGACGAACGGTTTGGCCTTCAATCCGGCGGCCATCGGCAAGCTGGTTCTCGCCTGCCAAGGTGCGCAGCAACGTCGTCTTGCCGGAGCCGTTAACACCAACGAGACCGATACGCTGGCCTGGCGCCAAGCGCCACGTCAGGTCATCGACCAAGGTGCGGCCATCCGGGGTGGTGATGGTGGCGTTTTCTAGCTCAATAACCACTCGTCCCTGGCGCTGCTTGGAAAAGGCCATGAGCTCCACCGAGTCACGTGGTGCTGGAACGTTGGAAATCAACGCTTCAGCAGCCTCAATGCGGTAGCGCGGCTTGGATGTACGTGCCGGGGCACCGCGGCGCAGCCAAGCCAGTTCCTTGCGCGCTAAGTTCTGTCGACGCTGCTCCATCGCATCGGCCTGACGGGCGCGTTCAGCGCGCGCGAAGGTCCAGTCGTTATAGCCGCCTTCATAGGCATCAACTTGGCCGTCGTGGACTTCCCACGTCAACGTCGCAATGGTGTCCAGGAACCAGCGGTCGTGGGTGACCACGATGACGGCAACCCGGCGCGCCAGCAGGTGGCTGGCTAGCCACTGCACGCCTTCAACGTCGAGGTGGTTGGTGGGCTCGTCGAGCACCACGAGGTCCACATCTTGCACCAGTGCCGCAGCCAGATTGACGCGGCGGCGTTCACCGCCGGACAGCTGCCCCACTTGGGTATCGAGCCCCAGTTCCACAATGCCCAGGCCGCTCAGCACGTCACGAACCTTGGCGTTGGAGGCCCACTCGTAGGTTTCCAGGCCCAGGGGTTTGACCACGGCGTCGGCGATGGTCATGGTTTCATCCAGGTCAAAGCGCTGGGTCACCACAGCCATGCGCAGGCCGGAGTTGTGGGAGACGCGGCCGGAGTCAGGTTCTTCAATGCCGGTGAGCACCTCCAGCAGGGTGGTTTTGCCGCCGCCGTTGACGCCGACAATGCCGATGCGGTCGCCGGTTTGAACGCCCAGGGAGACCTTGTCCAACAGGGTCTTCAGGCCGAAGGACTTGGTGACTGTTTCTAAGTTAATGAGGTTTGCCATAATTAGTCCCCAATCTTAGCCGCTTGTGCTTTAGAGAATACGAACGCCTGGCGCGGGCGAGCTGGTCACGTAGCCGCGGGTCTTGGGAAGTTCCAAGGTGACTTGGGTGCGTACTTCTTCCGCTTGCGCGGCGTCCTCGCATAAGAAGGCAATCGTCGGCCCGGAGCCGGAGACAATGCCGGCCAAGGCGCCAGCGTCTTTGCCGACTTCGAGGGTTTTACGCAGGTCGGGGCGCAGGGATAGCGCAGCAGGTTGCAGGTCGTTTTTGAGCACTTTCGCTAGCCGATGCACATCGCCCGACACCAGTGCCTGCGCCACATCGGTGACATCCAGGGAGGGTGTAAGTGCAGCTTCGCTTGTCGATTCCTCCCGCATGGCATCAAGTTTGCGGAATACTTCCGGGGTGGACAGTCCTCGGTGGGAGGCGATGAAACACCAGTGGTAGGTGCCGCGGGTGAGCATGGGTGATAGTACTTCGCCGCGGCTCTTTCCTAGGGCGGTGCCGCCCATCATGGTGAAAGGTACATCGGAGCCTAAGTCAGCGGCGATTTCTTGGAGGATGTCGTCGCTTGCGATCTCAAGCTCAAAGTAGGTGGCGTAGAGCTTCTGCGCCAGCATGAGTGCGGCTGCGGCATCGGCGGAGCCGCCGGCCATGCCGCCCGCGGCCGGAATGCGCTTATGGATTTCCACGTCCAGGCGTGGGTAAGTCAAAGGCACGTGCACGGCTAGACGGTCGATGGCTTTCCAGACCAGGTTGGATTCATCGGTAGGCACACCGGCTGCGGTGGGGCCTGTGATTTTCAGTGGTCCTACAACTGGTGAGTATCCGCGTTCAATGACCTCATCGCGGATGGTTAAGGTGATGTCATCGTAGATGTCTACGGATTGAAACACGGTGGATAGCTCGTGATAGCCGTCCTCACGTGCTGGACCAACACCTAAGTGGATGTTGACCTTGGCATGCGCGCGGGCTTTCCACACGCGCTGCAAGTTCGGGTTCTTGCGCGGCAGACGGTAGTAGGGATCTTCCCAGTCACTCATTACTTGTTCACTCCCCTACTGTTGCCAGGCGCAGGAAGTCATCGATGCTGAGCTTTTCACCACGCTGGGTCGGTTCAATGTCAGCGGCGCGCAGGGCTTCCTCGGCGGCCACGCCGGAGCCGTAGAAACCGGACAGGGCTGCGCGTAGGGTCTTGCGGCGTTGCGCAAACGCGGCGTCGATGATTGGCCACAGATTCTTTGGGCGCTCGCGGGGTGGATAGAGATCAATGCGGACCAGGCCGGATTCGATGTTTGGTGCAGGCCAGAACACATGCTTGCCGATGTTCCCGGCTTTGCGCACATCACCGTAGAAGGAGGCTTTGACGCTGGGCACGCCATAGACCTTAGAGCCAGGATCGGCAGCGAGGCGGTCAGCAACTTCGAGTTGGACCATAACCAAAACGCGCTTGAGCGTTGGGTACAGCTCCAGGATGTGCAACAGCACGGGAACAGCCACGTTATACGGCAGGTTGGCTACCAGCGCGGTGGGTGCGCCGAGCTCCTCGCCGTCAATCTTGAGGGCATCTTTGTGCAGCAAGGTGAGCTTGTCCGCATGCTCGGGCGCGCGCCACTCCACGGTGGCGGGCAGCTCCGCGGCTAGGCGCGGGTCGATTTCAACAGCGGTTACTGATGCTGCTTCATCGAGAAGCCCCAGCGTCAAAGAGCCAAGGCCAGGGCCGACTTCCACCACGTGGTCATCGGCAGACAATTCTGCTGCCGCGACAATACGACGAATGGTGTTGGGATCATGCAGGAAATTCTGGCCCCACTTTTTAGTAGGGCTGACACCTAGCTTTTCGGCCAGATTTCGAATCTCAACGGGCCCTAATAACTTTGACATGCCCTCTAACTTAGCGCAGGTTTAGCGCAGGCCCATCTTCGCGGTACAGGCAGGCCATGCGCCCCAGCCCTGAGCGGCCTGAACCTTTTCTGCCACAGCAATCTGCTCTTCGCGGGATGCCTGGTATGCCTCGGCTGCGTATTCTCCGCCGCCGAATGCTTGCCAGGTGCTTGGGGTGAACTGCAGGCCACCGGAGAAGCCATTACCGGTGTTGATGTGCCAGTCACCGGTGGCTTCACACTGCACAAGAGAATCCCATACGGAGCCATCTGCCACGGATGGCGCAGTGGACGGCTCCTTGGTGCCACGTGCGATGGTTGCTGGCTTTGGCTCAGTCAGGATGTTTTCTTCAACAACATCCTTGGACTCTTCCTTGCCATTGACAAAGACCTGCTTGATAGCACGCATGCGCTCACCAGACATGCCTTCTTCAACAACGCGCTCTTCGCCCTTTTCCATGTTGTCATCATCAACATAGTGTGGCTCAGCCTCGAAGTCTTCGGTGAGTTCAAATTCCTTGACCTGTACACGGTCAACCACAATCTGAGTACCAGCGGCTACTTCTTCATCCAGGCCTGGGGACACGCGGTCATCAGCATCAACGTCAATACCGCGGGCTTCAAGTACATCACCAACAGTCTTGGCTGCGATGCTGGTGTAAGTTACCTTGCCACCATCCTTGATGGAGATGATCTTAGGGCTCACAACCTCCAACGCCATCCCGTCCGTAATCTTGTCTACTGCGTCAGCTTCCTTGTCCCCAGTCAAAACAGCTGCGCCTGGTGTGACGGAATCCAAGGTGCCGAGCAGATCCTCCACCGTCAATGCAGTGGAGGTCATGGTCTTCTCTTCACCATCTACAGTAACAGCCACTGGCTTGGCGGTACGCACGGTAATGGACTCGCCATTGCCCAAGGATTCACTCGGCGCAGGGTAGATGAGGTCTTCGCCCTCATAATCAATACCCGCTGCCTGCAGCGCGCCTTCGACGTCGGTGGAGAAGGTCGCCAACTCAATCAATTCGCCGTTGACATCAACGGTGACATCTTTTTGAGCGTTGACTGCAACGACACCGCCGACAGCCAAGGTGCCCAGCATGCCGCCGGTGGCCAAGCGCAGTGGAAGCGAACGCGTGTTATTGATTCGCTTGATGTGGTGCGTGGTTGACATGAAACCTTCTAAATCAGTCTTGGGGTCTAACTTTTAAAACCCTGAAGGTCACCTCGCCCGCGTGTATTTAGTACTGGCGCCGTGTGAAGCAAGACTTAAAGCAGCTAATTGCAACCTTCAGGACAACAATCAATAACAATACGGTAACACTGCGTAACATTCGAGAAGCTAGCGACAAGCCGTTTAACTAGTCGAACACTATTAACATTCACCACAGCAGACACGTTTTACCTGCATGAATGCAGGGTGTGGATTTCCTCACATCACGAGGCAAAACTATTTCTGCAGGTCACTACACCTTTGGCGTGAGC
This region of Corynebacterium casei LMG S-19264 genomic DNA includes:
- a CDS encoding HtaA domain-containing protein, whose translation is MFAPASISVLPQARAQTCDETHRAVSDGSFTWGVKESFRNYVEGNIARGAITVKDGASRSGGSVVYPASASSITGDSKGVVRFGGTVNFTGHNGVLDLPLSDIAMHIDGSKAGLTADYSSRKFEGMNSHEPGPIETGNDVVFASVNLNSAANFKSNSVNLAGTTSLTSTGVNVFGGFYEAGIQLDNTVGTLSLKDECGPAPEDTGGGSGGGGGSDTNFTGATDSGATEGIAGLVGTLNDTLVEVNGLIVNSGNIMDNSGRLYDRVMGGSGTSGAGTSGTANTNSGTTGSNTTGSNTTGNTDSNTNNTTGGGTNSTGGTTSGGNSTVGNTTGSDTTGESGGGNTAAAGIYRRCFGRSIRRRI
- a CDS encoding ABC-F family ATP-binding cassette domain-containing protein, producing the protein MANLINLETVTKSFGLKTLLDKVSLGVQTGDRIGIVGVNGGGKTTLLEVLTGIEEPDSGRVSHNSGLRMAVVTQRFDLDETMTIADAVVKPLGLETYEWASNAKVRDVLSGLGIVELGLDTQVGQLSGGERRRVNLAAALVQDVDLVVLDEPTNHLDVEGVQWLASHLLARRVAVIVVTHDRWFLDTIATLTWEVHDGQVDAYEGGYNDWTFARAERARQADAMEQRRQNLARKELAWLRRGAPARTSKPRYRIEAAEALISNVPAPRDSVELMAFSKQRQGRVVIELENATITTPDGRTLVDDLTWRLAPGQRIGLVGVNGSGKTTLLRTLAGENQLADGRRIEGQTVRLGWLRQELDDLDPNRRLLDAIEDVATYVHMGKKEMSASQLAERLGFSPKRQRTPIGDLSGGERRRLQLTRVLMAEPNVLLLDEPTNDLDIDTLQELESLLDSWPGTLVVISHDRYLVERIADDTYALFGDGKLTNLPGGIEEYLSRRAAEEAANPTGALNLGEVSNESAATSGANSAPSTSAAAPSASAVQAQQSNLSNQEQREITKKMNALERKMTKLDPQIAKINADMARAAEIVDTEALTRLDGELKTIEAEREQLEIEWMELGEALES
- a CDS encoding 4-(cytidine 5'-diphospho)-2-C-methyl-D-erythritol kinase, with protein sequence MSDWEDPYYRLPRKNPNLQRVWKARAHAKVNIHLGVGPAREDGYHELSTVFQSVDIYDDITLTIRDEVIERGYSPVVGPLKITGPTAAGVPTDESNLVWKAIDRLAVHVPLTYPRLDVEIHKRIPAAGGMAGGSADAAAALMLAQKLYATYFELEIASDDILQEIAADLGSDVPFTMMGGTALGKSRGEVLSPMLTRGTYHWCFIASHRGLSTPEVFRKLDAMREESTSEAALTPSLDVTDVAQALVSGDVHRLAKVLKNDLQPAALSLRPDLRKTLEVGKDAGALAGIVSGSGPTIAFLCEDAAQAEEVRTQVTLELPKTRGYVTSSPAPGVRIL
- the rsmA gene encoding 16S rRNA (adenine(1518)-N(6)/adenine(1519)-N(6))-dimethyltransferase RsmA; this encodes MSKLLGPVEIRNLAEKLGVSPTKKWGQNFLHDPNTIRRIVAAAELSADDHVVEVGPGLGSLTLGLLDEAASVTAVEIDPRLAAELPATVEWRAPEHADKLTLLHKDALKIDGEELGAPTALVANLPYNVAVPVLLHILELYPTLKRVLVMVQLEVADRLAADPGSKVYGVPSVKASFYGDVRKAGNIGKHVFWPAPNIESGLVRIDLYPPRERPKNLWPIIDAAFAQRRKTLRAALSGFYGSGVAAEEALRAADIEPTQRGEKLSIDDFLRLATVGE
- a CDS encoding resuscitation-promoting factor, whose product is MSTTHHIKRINNTRSLPLRLATGGMLGTLAVGGVVAVNAQKDVTVDVNGELIELATFSTDVEGALQAAGIDYEGEDLIYPAPSESLGNGESITVRTAKPVAVTVDGEEKTMTSTALTVEDLLGTLDSVTPGAAVLTGDKEADAVDKITDGMALEVVSPKIISIKDGGKVTYTSIAAKTVGDVLEARGIDVDADDRVSPGLDEEVAAGTQIVVDRVQVKEFELTEDFEAEPHYVDDDNMEKGEERVVEEGMSGERMRAIKQVFVNGKEESKDVVEENILTEPKPATIARGTKEPSTAPSVADGSVWDSLVQCEATGDWHINTGNGFSGGLQFTPSTWQAFGGGEYAAEAYQASREEQIAVAEKVQAAQGWGAWPACTAKMGLR